Proteins from a single region of Psilocybe cubensis strain MGC-MH-2018 chromosome 3, whole genome shotgun sequence:
- a CDS encoding putative WD repeat-containing protein (putative WD repeat-containing protein C126.01c), with protein sequence MSTDNFIVTEAQLAIEEARKQKAERTKSLGDPIELIGKALAIEIQDSVAWIGENTNVARLLDLESGKTLHLFKGHTGPVTSLAFCDRTPGSGDREILITGSWDKSIRLWDTVSKRQISSTPNAHADFVKTLHVFSSLNLLVSGSSDKIVRFWDISQPTSSEPLISLGSISSHTRPVECLDGEVVSPDAAILYTGDTMGVIKSWDLIRESGSPSRWKAIHKQTINHHRTRINDLWYKNGQLWTASADDTVRVLSQDASDGTTKLSKPIMQPVAVRTILPISLTDLGEPYLITAAGDVLRTYDVSELDEPDLISEIDAHWHDITAVKLWMRKTIGEDGKTRIEPWILSTSLDKTIRRWKLSELLHPATPPKKTPENLVAEPTPKPASSSELTEEEERELAELMDD encoded by the exons ATGAGTACCGACAATTTTATCGTTACTGAAGCTCAACTTGCGATCGAAGAA GCTAGAAAGCAGAAGGCTGAGCGGACAAAGTCCCTTGGTGACCCAATTGAACTCATTGGGAAGGCTCTTGCGATCGAAATTCAAGACAGCGTTGCATGGATCGGGGAAAATACCAACGTCGCTCGCCTGCTCGATTTAGAG TCAGGCAAAACATTACATCTATTCAAAGGACACACGGGTCCTGTAACCAGCCTTGCGTTTTGCGACAGAACCCCAGGTTCGGGAGATAGGGAGATTCTCATCACAGGCTCTTGGGACAAA TCCATCAGGCTATGGGACACTGTT TCGAAACGGCAGATATCATCCACCCCGAATGCGCACGCAGATTTTGTCAAGACTTTACATGTGTTCTCATCTCTTAATCTGTTGGTATCAGGGAGTTCTGATAAGATAGTGCGATTTTG GGATATTTCACAGCCAACGAGCTCTGAACCTCTGATAAGTTTGGGGTCAATCTCATCGCATACACGCCCAGTGGAATGTTTGGATGGCGAGGTTGTTTCGCCCGACGCTGCTATACTGTATACCGGAGACACAATGGGTGTAATTAAATCTTGGGACCTTATCAGAGAATCTGGGTCTCCCTCCAGATGGAAAGCCATACATAAGCAGACCATAAATCACCATAGGACGAGGATCAATGATCTCTGGTACAAGAATGGGCAACTTTGGACTG CATCCGCGGACGACACTGTCCGAGTATTATCTCAAGACGCCTCAGATGGAACGACGAAGCTCTCCAAACCAATAATGCAACCTGTCGCCGTTCGCACAATCCTCCCTATTTCCTTGACAGATCTTGGAGAGCCCTACTTGATCACAGCTGCCGGTGACGTCCTCAGAACATACGATGTCTCTGAGCTCGACGAGCCAGATCTTATAAGCGAAATTGACGCACATTGGCATGACATCACAGCAGTTAAGCTCTGGATGCGCAAAACTATTGGCGAGGACGGCAAGACGCGAATCGAACCGTGGATCTTGAGCACCAGTCTGGACAAGACCATACGCAGATGGAAACTGAGTG AATTGTTGCATCCCGCCACGCCCCCGAAGAAGACGCCAGAAAATTTAGTCGCGGAGCCGACACCGAAGCCAGCTTCCAGCTCAGAACTcacggaagaagaagaacggGAGCTTGCGGAATTAATGGACGACTGA